CCGGAGATGGTCGGCGGTGTCCACTTCCACGGTGCCCGTCGTGGCGAACAGCCGCAGGAAGATGGCCAGCGCGACGGCCGCCTCGGCGGCCGCGAGCACGATGACGAAGACGGCGAAGATCTGCCCGCCGATCAACCGGGATCCATAGTGCGAAAACGCCACGAAATTGATGTTGGCGGCGTTCAGGACCAGCTCCACCCCCATGAGGACGGCCACCGCGTTGCGCCGCGTCAGGATCGTGTACAGCCCGCAGCAGAAGAGCGCCGCGCCGATGACCAGCATCTTGTCCAGGGCCATCTACTTCGGCTCCTCCATGTCGGGTCTGCGGAGATCGGACCGGTCCGGCCGCGACAGGAGCGCCGCGCCGATGAGGGCGGCGAGCAGCAGCACGGAGGCGACCTCGAACGGAAGCAGGTAGCGGGTCATCAGAAGCTCGCCGATCTCTGCGGTGGTCGGCTGGTACGTGACCTGCGGCTTCAGGAGGAACACCGGGGATACCGCCGTGTGCGCCAGCACGCCGAACAGGGCGAGGCAGATCGCCGCCGCGGGCAGCCGGAAATGGACCGGGTTGGAAAGCTTGACGGAGGAGATCCGGTTCGACAAAAAGACCGCGAACATGATCAGCACGAGGATCCCCCCGACGTACACGAGCACCTGCGTGGCCGCCAGGAAGTCGGCGGAAACGAGCACGTACAGGCCCGCTACCCCGAAGAAGGTGAACAGAAGCGCCACTGCGGCGTAGATGATGTTCGGAAGGGTCGCCACGAGAATCGCCGACCCCACCGTCAGGGCCGCCAGCACGTAGAAGACCAGATCCGCCGGTCCCTTCATTTCGTCTTCCCCCCGCCCTCTTCCGGGGACTCCTCCGGCTTCGCGGGCTCCCCCTTCGGTCCCTGCGCGGGCTTTTTCTCCCCGTCGTCGCCGGCCGCGGGGTTCCCCGCCGCAAACGCCGGCGCCGCGGGCTGCGCCACCGGCGGTACTCCCTTTTTCTCCGGTACGGAGGGGGCATCCCCCTTCGCTCCCGTTGGAGCTTCGGGGGACACGTCCGTGGTCTTGGCTTCCTTCGCCGCCTCCGCCTTCGCCGCCGCTTCCGCCACCTGCTTCGCCACGCGGGCCTTGATCTCAACCGCCTCTTCGAAGACGAAGTGCAGGATCAGCTCCCCGCGGCTGACCGTCGCCTTCTCGTATCCGCTCGTGTGCGTGAGCGACTTCGGAGGGCACACCTCGACGCACAGTCCGCAGTACATGCAGCGCCCGAT
The Candidatus Deferrimicrobiaceae bacterium genome window above contains:
- a CDS encoding NADH-quinone oxidoreductase subunit J, producing MKGPADLVFYVLAALTVGSAILVATLPNIIYAAVALLFTFFGVAGLYVLVSADFLAATQVLVYVGGILVLIMFAVFLSNRISSVKLSNPVHFRLPAAAICLALFGVLAHTAVSPVFLLKPQVTYQPTTAEIGELLMTRYLLPFEVASVLLLAALIGAALLSRPDRSDLRRPDMEEPK
- the nuoK gene encoding NADH-quinone oxidoreductase subunit NuoK, with protein sequence MALDKMLVIGAALFCCGLYTILTRRNAVAVLMGVELVLNAANINFVAFSHYGSRLIGGQIFAVFVIVLAAAEAAVALAIFLRLFATTGTVEVDTADHLR
- a CDS encoding NADH-quinone oxidoreductase subunit I — protein: MGLKEYLGDIWEAVATTAKGMRITARYGVDPRETITLQYPEERWEPSERFRGFLYNDIKKCTSCSMCVKVCPVDCIALEAVRGADKKLVLVSYEINIGRCMYCGLCVEVCPPKSLTHTSGYEKATVSRGELILHFVFEEAVEIKARVAKQVAEAAAKAEAAKEAKTTDVSPEAPTGAKGDAPSVPEKKGVPPVAQPAAPAFAAGNPAAGDDGEKKPAQGPKGEPAKPEESPEEGGGKTK